A genomic region of Aspergillus oryzae RIB40 DNA, chromosome 1 contains the following coding sequences:
- a CDS encoding uncharacterized protein (predicted protein), with protein sequence MHSLFSKEKCFLTSTDWQSVMKQQFDSTFPAVIFAQVEELFAYYTTIPCFIHQFFDLRQADPTHEKTQLKASKLLNDALDMQNKLSTWYDKFSQTAPLPTEVLSSMGDTLYPIVYSFTDVDTATIFAAYYSYMVIIHAILGACHYPGEHAAMVVYYRDQICMSVEFNAQGMLGPSRLGFPLLVVNEFADPPMKLWVQGWLQRLSKTYKVMLPQNYERK encoded by the exons ATGCACTCTTTATtctcaaaagagaaatgctTTCTCACATCTACTGATTGGCAATCTGTGATGAAACAACAATTCGACTCTACTTTCCCCGCCGTCATCTTTGCCCAAGTCGAAGAGCTCTTTGCTTACTACACCACCATACCGTGCTTCATCCACCAATTCTTCGACCTCAGACAAGCCGATCCAACGCATGAAAAAACGCAGTTGAAGGCATCTAAGCTTCTAAACGATGCCCTCGACATGCAAAACAAATTGTCCACTTGGTATGACAAGTTCAGTCAAACAGCGCCTCTTCCAACAGAAGTCCTTTCATCAATGGGCGACACCTTGTATCCAATAGTGTACTCGTTCACAGATGTCGATACCGCAACGATCTTCGCCGCGTATTATTCGTACATGGTGATTATCCATGCGATTCTAGGGGCGTGTCACTACCCCGGCGAACATGCGGCTATGGTTGTGTACTACCGAGACCAGATCTGCATGTCCGTTGAATTCAACGCTCAAGGAATGTTAGGTCCCTCTCGACTGGGATTTCCTTTGCTCGTGGTTAATGAGTTTGCGGACCCTCCGATGAAGCTGTGGGTTCAGGGTTGGTTACAACGACTTTCAAAGACTTATAAAGTTATGCTGCCGCAGAATTATGAACG TAAATGA